A single genomic interval of Lathyrus oleraceus cultivar Zhongwan6 chromosome 7, CAAS_Psat_ZW6_1.0, whole genome shotgun sequence harbors:
- the LOC127107557 gene encoding 60S ribosomal protein L27a-3, with translation MTTRLKKNRKKRGHVSAGHGRIGKHRKHPGGRGNAGGMHHHRILFDKYHPGYFGKVGMRYFHKLRNKFYSPIVNIDRLASLIPQEVKDKALKEKKAPVIDVTQHGYFKLLGKGVLPQNQPFVVKTKLISKIAEKKIKEAGGAVILTA, from the coding sequence ATGACAACCAGATTGAAGAAGAACAGGAAGAAGAGAGGTCATGTCAGTGCCGGTCACGGTCGTATCGGAAAGCACCGAAAGCATCCCGGAGGTCGCGGTAACGCTGGAGGCATGCACCACCACCGGATCCTCTTCGACAAGTACCATCCAGGTTATTTTGGTAAGGTTGGTATGCGATACTTTCACAAGCTTCGCAACAAATTCTATTCTCCTATTGTGAACATAGACAGGCTCGCTTCTCTGATTCCTCAAGAGGTTAAGGACAAAGCTCTTAAGGAAAAGAAAGCTCCTGTTATTGATGTTACTCAGCATGGTTACTTTAAGCTTTTGGGGAAAGGAGTTTTGCCTCAGAATCAGCCTTTTGTGGTGAAGACGAAGCTTATTTCTAAGATTGCTGAGAAGAAGATTAAGGAGGCTGGTGGAGCTGTTATTCTTACTGCCTAG